From the Accumulibacter sp. genome, one window contains:
- a CDS encoding phosphoglycerate dehydrogenase, with the protein MKILVTCPLMLGLMDRFYPTLERYSAQATAPAVVQSLSEDELINILPQHDGWIIGDDPATRRVLEAGKAGRLKAAVKWGVGVDNIDFAACADLGIPITNTPGLFGAEVGDTAMGYVIALARESFHIDDGVRQGGWPKPTGISLAGKTAALVGFGDIGKNTARRLLASGIQVVAYDPFVGPVPELPSVERADWPTRLDEADYIVLTCSLTPSSRNIINANSLAHAKAGVRIVNVSRGQVIDQAALESALASGKVYSAALDVFEVEPLPIDSPLRNHSRVIFGSHNASNTVEAVTRGSETAIVKLMEFLGVSPRGES; encoded by the coding sequence ATGAAAATCCTCGTCACCTGCCCGTTGATGCTTGGCCTCATGGATCGCTTCTACCCTACCCTGGAAAGATACTCAGCGCAGGCAACTGCGCCGGCGGTAGTGCAATCACTCTCCGAAGACGAACTCATCAACATCCTGCCGCAACACGACGGCTGGATCATTGGCGACGACCCGGCCACCCGCCGTGTTCTCGAAGCTGGCAAGGCCGGTAGACTGAAGGCCGCAGTGAAGTGGGGAGTTGGCGTGGACAACATCGACTTTGCTGCCTGTGCCGATCTTGGCATTCCGATCACCAACACACCCGGGCTTTTTGGTGCCGAGGTAGGCGATACGGCGATGGGATACGTGATTGCCTTGGCACGCGAGAGCTTCCATATTGACGACGGCGTCCGTCAGGGCGGATGGCCAAAACCCACAGGAATCTCGCTCGCCGGAAAAACAGCGGCTCTGGTCGGCTTCGGTGACATTGGCAAGAACACCGCCCGGCGCCTGCTCGCGTCCGGGATCCAGGTCGTTGCTTATGACCCTTTTGTCGGCCCGGTGCCCGAACTGCCCAGTGTGGAACGTGCCGACTGGCCCACGCGCCTCGATGAAGCCGACTACATCGTGCTTACCTGTTCACTGACACCCAGCAGCCGCAACATCATCAACGCCAATTCTCTGGCGCATGCAAAAGCCGGCGTGCGCATCGTCAATGTCAGCCGCGGCCAGGTGATCGACCAAGCAGCTCTGGAGTCCGCACTGGCATCCGGCAAGGTCTATTCCGCAGCTCTGGATGTGTTTGAAGTTGAGCCACTGCCAATCGACTCGCCGTTGCGGAACCACTCGCGAGTGATATTTGGCTCCCACAATGCTTCCAACACCGTCGAAGCTGTCACGCGCGGCAGCGAAACGGCGATCGTCAAGCTGATGGAGTT